One Azospirillum brasilense DNA segment encodes these proteins:
- a CDS encoding iron-containing alcohol dehydrogenase: MQSGVYEFLAQDRVIYGRPAAEAVAETVAKLGKQRALIVASRTLSRGTGVVAAIRDALGARCAGVFDSCVEHVPRASVLALAEEVRRLEPDLIVTVGGGTPMDTVKVALVALAEGITDTAGFDAVRIRVAEDGTRIVPAVKDPPLRQIIVPTTLSGAEFSNLGGATDPDRRVKDLYTGRYIGGQVVILDPAVTVHTPERLWLSTGIRAVDHAVETVCSRKPQPFTDATCLHGLAMLARSLPANRERPDDLDARLESQLGVWLASTGLGRVEWGASHGIGHQLGAVANVPHGHCSCVMLPSVLRWNHPVNADRQRLVAQALGRQDGDAAAAVADLVRALGQPDSLRAVGVTRDHFAAIAAGAMQNMMVRSNPRPVTKEDDVREILELAW, from the coding sequence ATGCAGTCGGGTGTCTATGAGTTCCTGGCGCAGGACCGCGTCATCTACGGCCGCCCGGCGGCGGAGGCGGTGGCGGAAACCGTCGCCAAGCTGGGAAAACAGCGCGCGCTGATCGTGGCAAGCCGGACGCTGAGCCGAGGCACAGGCGTCGTCGCCGCCATCCGCGACGCGCTGGGCGCGCGTTGCGCCGGGGTCTTCGACTCCTGCGTCGAGCATGTGCCGCGCGCCTCCGTCCTGGCGCTGGCCGAGGAGGTGCGGCGGCTGGAGCCGGACCTGATCGTCACGGTCGGCGGCGGCACGCCGATGGACACGGTGAAGGTCGCCCTGGTCGCGCTGGCCGAGGGCATCACCGACACCGCTGGCTTCGACGCCGTGCGCATCCGCGTCGCCGAGGACGGGACCCGCATCGTCCCGGCGGTGAAGGACCCGCCGCTGCGCCAGATCATCGTGCCGACCACCCTGTCGGGTGCCGAATTCTCCAACCTGGGCGGCGCCACCGACCCCGACCGCCGGGTCAAGGACCTTTACACCGGGCGGTACATCGGCGGGCAGGTGGTCATCCTCGACCCCGCCGTGACCGTCCACACGCCGGAGCGGCTGTGGCTGTCCACCGGCATCCGCGCCGTCGACCACGCGGTGGAGACGGTCTGTTCGCGCAAGCCCCAGCCCTTCACCGACGCGACCTGCCTGCACGGGCTGGCGATGCTGGCGCGCTCCCTCCCCGCCAACCGGGAGAGGCCGGACGATCTCGACGCGCGGCTGGAAAGCCAGCTCGGCGTCTGGCTGGCCTCGACCGGCCTGGGTCGGGTGGAGTGGGGGGCCAGCCACGGCATCGGCCATCAGCTCGGCGCCGTCGCCAACGTGCCACACGGCCATTGCTCCTGCGTCATGCTGCCCAGCGTACTGCGCTGGAACCACCCGGTGAACGCCGACCGCCAACGGCTGGTGGCGCAGGCTCTGGGGCGGCAGGACGGCGACGCGGCGGCGGCGGTCGCCGATCTGGTGCGCGCCCTGGGACAGCCCGACAGCCTGCGGGCGGTCGGCGTGACGCGCGACCATTTCGCGGCCATCGCCGCCGGGGCCATGCAGAACATGATGGTCCGCAGCAACCCGCGCCCGGTCACCAAGGAGGACGATGTCCGGGAGATCCTCGAACTGGCCTGGTGA
- a CDS encoding IclR family transcriptional regulator gives MLTDDQDRESFTLSTAFNAGKPVGAVVSAFAILRYLAAQDGAVSSAQVARALGLNPSTCFNILKTLAAERVVQFEEVGKAYRLGAGLLELAGSALDQVGYTRLLHPELERLAAAWQTPMTAWLRVSDHRVMLVDQAVSSSAIQIHMRIGHRLPLLVGALGRCMAAHAGLPVEEMRRQYAAVRQDNPPPFEQFLAEVEEARAAGYAVDRDGFTRGVTTVSSPILDAEGRPFLALSAVGLTAQFSDERAAAMAGDLRDTTRRIGRLLAGPGRAAAPLSPRETTR, from the coding sequence ATGCTCACCGACGACCAGGACCGGGAGTCCTTCACCCTTTCAACGGCGTTCAACGCCGGCAAGCCGGTCGGCGCGGTGGTCAGCGCCTTCGCGATCCTGCGTTATCTGGCGGCGCAGGACGGGGCGGTGTCGAGCGCCCAGGTCGCCCGCGCGCTCGGCCTCAACCCGAGCACCTGCTTCAACATCCTGAAGACCCTGGCCGCCGAGCGAGTGGTCCAGTTCGAGGAGGTCGGCAAGGCCTACCGGCTGGGCGCCGGGCTGCTGGAGCTGGCGGGCAGCGCGCTCGATCAGGTCGGCTACACCCGGCTGCTCCATCCGGAGCTGGAACGGCTGGCCGCCGCGTGGCAGACGCCGATGACGGCGTGGCTGCGGGTCAGCGACCACCGCGTCATGCTGGTGGATCAGGCGGTGTCCAGTTCGGCCATCCAGATTCACATGCGGATCGGCCACCGGCTGCCGCTGCTGGTCGGCGCGCTCGGCCGCTGCATGGCGGCACACGCCGGCCTGCCGGTGGAGGAGATGCGGCGGCAATACGCCGCCGTCCGCCAGGACAACCCGCCGCCCTTCGAGCAATTCCTGGCCGAGGTGGAGGAGGCGCGGGCCGCCGGCTACGCGGTGGACCGCGACGGCTTCACGCGCGGCGTGACGACGGTGTCCAGCCCGATCCTCGACGCCGAGGGCCGGCCCTTCCTGGCCCTGTCGGCGGTCGGGCTGACCGCTCAGTTCTCCGACGAGCGGGCCGCGGCCATGGCCGGCGACCTGCGCGACACCACGCGGCGCATCGGGCGGCTGCTCGCCGGACCGGGCCGGGCCGCCGCCCCCCTTTCCCCACGGGAGACCACGCGCTGA
- a CDS encoding thiolase family protein codes for MALHAEAASAALADAGLRADEVDGVLCAYSLAEPHLMLSSVFNEYFGIAPSYSAAVQAGGATACALVMQAAALVRAGICRNVLAVCADNRLTGLGRSGAVAALAEVGHPQFERPYGMSIPAAYALVARRCMFERGVTAEHLAAISVTQRGHARRHPKAQARDPLTMEQALSARMIADPLRLYDCCLVSDGGAALVISAADAAADHTDRAVSILGYGQMNTHEHAFAMPSLTDFGCRQSAAQAFAMAGLTPADIDVAEIYDSFTITLLAELESIGFFPKGEAGPAILDGALELDGVLPCNTHGGLLSYGHSGAAGGMFHIVEAVRQLRGEAEARQVAGAETAFVHGDGGILSAHCSLILGRA; via the coding sequence ATGGCGCTCCACGCCGAAGCGGCGTCCGCGGCGCTGGCCGACGCCGGCCTGCGGGCGGACGAGGTGGACGGCGTGCTCTGCGCCTATTCGCTGGCCGAGCCGCATCTGATGCTGTCGTCGGTCTTCAACGAGTATTTCGGCATCGCGCCGTCCTACAGCGCCGCCGTCCAGGCCGGCGGGGCGACCGCCTGCGCGCTGGTGATGCAGGCGGCGGCGCTGGTGCGGGCGGGCATCTGCCGCAACGTCCTGGCCGTCTGCGCCGACAACCGCCTGACCGGGCTGGGGCGCAGCGGCGCCGTCGCCGCGCTGGCCGAGGTCGGCCACCCGCAGTTCGAGCGCCCCTACGGCATGTCGATCCCCGCGGCCTACGCGCTGGTCGCCCGGCGCTGCATGTTCGAGCGCGGCGTCACGGCGGAGCATCTCGCCGCCATCTCCGTTACCCAGCGCGGTCACGCGCGCCGCCACCCCAAGGCCCAGGCCCGCGACCCGCTGACCATGGAGCAGGCGCTGTCCGCCCGCATGATCGCCGACCCGCTGCGGCTGTACGACTGCTGCCTCGTCTCGGACGGTGGCGCCGCCCTGGTGATCAGCGCCGCCGACGCGGCGGCCGATCATACGGACCGCGCGGTGTCGATCCTCGGCTACGGCCAGATGAACACGCACGAGCACGCCTTCGCCATGCCCTCGCTGACCGATTTCGGTTGCCGGCAGTCGGCGGCGCAGGCCTTCGCCATGGCCGGGCTGACCCCGGCGGACATCGACGTGGCCGAGATCTACGACAGCTTCACCATCACCCTGCTGGCCGAGCTGGAATCCATCGGCTTCTTCCCGAAGGGGGAGGCCGGTCCGGCGATCCTCGACGGCGCTCTGGAGCTGGACGGGGTCCTGCCCTGCAACACCCACGGCGGGCTGCTGTCCTACGGCCATTCGGGGGCGGCGGGCGGCATGTTCCACATCGTCGAGGCGGTGCGGCAATTGCGCGGCGAGGCCGAGGCCCGGCAGGTGGCGGGGGCGGAAACCGCCTTCGTCCATGGCGACGGCGGCATCCTGTCCGCCCACTGCTCGCTGATCCTGGGGAGGGCCTGA
- a CDS encoding ABC transporter ATP-binding protein, giving the protein MPDQINPARGLEIHGLEVRYGPVEAVRGVTLRAEPGTITAILGANGAGKSSLMKAISGLVPATAGRITLDGDDITRLAPHERARRGLSHALEGRRLFHRMTVEENLKVAWDFRNRGGNFRAVADRVYEQFPMLAPRRQTPAGMLSGGQQQMVILSAALIHEPRYLLLDEPSLGLAPVIVQQIFGFIESVCRERGTTILLCEQVAAIALRVAHSGCVLRRGQVVRGGPAAELAADPALSAAYLGG; this is encoded by the coding sequence ATGCCTGACCAGATCAATCCTGCGAGGGGCCTCGAAATCCACGGGCTGGAGGTCCGCTACGGACCGGTGGAGGCGGTGCGCGGCGTCACGCTGCGGGCCGAGCCGGGGACCATCACCGCCATCCTGGGCGCCAATGGGGCCGGCAAATCCTCGCTGATGAAGGCGATTTCCGGCTTGGTCCCGGCGACGGCTGGGCGCATCACGCTGGACGGCGACGACATCACGCGGCTGGCCCCGCACGAGCGGGCGCGGCGCGGCCTGTCGCACGCGCTGGAGGGGCGTCGGCTGTTCCACCGCATGACGGTGGAGGAGAATCTGAAGGTCGCCTGGGACTTCCGCAACCGCGGCGGCAACTTTCGCGCGGTGGCCGACCGCGTCTACGAGCAGTTCCCGATGCTGGCGCCGCGGCGGCAGACTCCGGCGGGCATGCTGTCGGGCGGCCAGCAGCAGATGGTGATCCTGTCGGCGGCGCTGATCCACGAGCCACGCTACCTGCTGCTCGACGAGCCGTCGCTCGGGCTGGCGCCGGTGATCGTGCAGCAGATCTTCGGCTTCATCGAGTCCGTCTGCCGCGAGCGCGGCACCACCATCCTGCTGTGCGAGCAGGTGGCGGCCATCGCCCTGCGCGTCGCCCATTCCGGCTGCGTGCTGCGGCGCGGGCAGGTGGTGCGCGGCGGTCCGGCGGCGGAGCTGGCCGCCGATCCGGCGCTGTCGGCGGCGTATCTGGGCGGGTGA
- a CDS encoding MaoC family dehydratase, whose protein sequence is MADGTTTIDRLTPVTKRIDRAAIRLYAELTDDFNPIHVDPDFAATTPMKGIIAHGLLSVNLLWQAVRRSLGEAAVSDATLDIRFLRPVREDDVVTAGGQRRADGDGYDVWIDNQHGETVIAGRMLHGAGRAAS, encoded by the coding sequence ATGGCGGACGGGACGACCACCATCGACCGCCTGACCCCGGTCACCAAGCGGATCGACCGCGCGGCGATCCGGCTCTACGCCGAGCTGACCGACGATTTCAACCCGATCCACGTCGATCCCGACTTCGCGGCGACGACGCCGATGAAGGGCATCATCGCCCACGGCCTGCTGTCGGTGAACCTGCTCTGGCAGGCGGTCCGCCGCAGCCTGGGCGAGGCGGCGGTGTCCGACGCGACGCTCGACATCCGCTTCCTGCGCCCGGTGCGCGAGGACGACGTGGTGACCGCGGGCGGCCAGCGCCGCGCCGACGGCGACGGCTACGACGTCTGGATCGACAACCAGCATGGGGAAACGGTGATCGCCGGACGCATGCTGCACGGGGCGGGGAGGGCGGCGTCATGA
- a CDS encoding MaoC family dehydratase, with translation MHLFDTLREGAAFGAEELHLSDALMERWTSLYPDDPPDGRMPAGMIAVATMRAYSSLVVPRPPGNIHGSQRYEMLRRPAVGERLTTRIACAGKELKRDRRWVHFDTETVGEDGTPCFRGRMTILWAA, from the coding sequence ATGCATCTGTTCGACACGCTCCGGGAGGGCGCCGCCTTCGGCGCCGAGGAGCTTCACCTGTCCGACGCGCTGATGGAGCGCTGGACCAGCCTCTACCCCGACGACCCGCCGGACGGGCGGATGCCCGCCGGGATGATCGCGGTGGCGACCATGCGGGCCTATTCCAGCCTCGTCGTGCCGCGCCCGCCGGGGAACATCCACGGCTCCCAGCGTTACGAGATGCTGCGCCGCCCGGCGGTCGGGGAGCGCTTGACCACCCGCATCGCCTGCGCCGGAAAGGAGCTGAAGCGCGACCGCCGCTGGGTCCATTTCGACACCGAGACCGTAGGGGAAGACGGGACCCCCTGTTTCCGCGGCCGCATGACCATCCTGTGGGCGGCCTGA
- a CDS encoding Zn-ribbon domain-containing OB-fold protein, protein MAAKPVPLVTADTRTFWDACAEGALTFQRCAACGHVQFPPRPFCTACRAAGPGTERSAGLGTIHSFTIVHRAPTAAFKADTPYVLALVDFDEGFRLMVNLRGGPPSDARIGLRVRVLFEPLAGGGALPQVRPLVE, encoded by the coding sequence ATGGCCGCAAAGCCCGTTCCGCTGGTCACCGCCGACACCCGCACCTTCTGGGACGCCTGCGCGGAGGGGGCGCTGACCTTTCAGCGCTGCGCCGCCTGCGGCCACGTCCAGTTTCCGCCGCGGCCCTTCTGCACCGCGTGCCGGGCCGCAGGGCCGGGGACGGAGCGGTCCGCCGGGCTCGGCACCATCCACAGCTTCACCATCGTCCACCGGGCGCCGACCGCGGCCTTCAAGGCGGACACGCCCTACGTCCTGGCGCTGGTCGACTTCGACGAGGGCTTCCGCCTGATGGTCAATCTGCGCGGTGGACCGCCGTCGGACGCCCGCATCGGCTTGCGCGTCCGCGTCCTGTTCGAGCCGCTGGCCGGCGGCGGCGCGCTGCCGCAGGTCCGGCCCCTGGTGGAGTGA
- a CDS encoding ABC transporter permease subunit, which produces MRNLLSFLTRTPVVAALLVALGVAAEFVSGSTVQIWSFLLVNVLLAQSINLLTGVAGQISLGHAGFLGIGAYGSALLMKNFGLPLPLTLLAGAAMGALSGWLLSFAAGRVREFYLAMMTLGFGMIFYEVVREWTSVTGGMMGLSGVPSPGLRTLTLLGWSIGPTAYFQIMLAVVAGVVWLLRNFVTSPFGRAFFAIHVSEVAAGSIGVPRARTKRNAYMLSAALAGLAGGFYAHLVGYLGPETFGLHRSVEVLVMAVVGGLGTLAGPVLGAVVFTYLPEKLQIFAEYQFMVYGLILLLSFVLLPRGLAGLLLPRPRFAKDVAPLPTPPPAAPKPSASGPLLSAEGVSISFLGLRALDNASVTVGAGEILGLVGPNGSGKSTLVNIISGIYRPGDGRVTFDGAAITGLPDHAVARRGALRTFQDPRLVPAFTVRENVLLGGHRLYRQNPLAAALNLPGALREDAAMLGRADAIMAMAGLSHLADTPVRDLPYGDQRMTELSRVILADPRLVMLDEPAAGLSEVELQRLGGLVRHLKERGVGVILIEHHMDFLNELVDRVVVLDSGRVIYQGGMAGMYRDPAVVAAYLGTETHPGEAIHA; this is translated from the coding sequence ATGCGGAATCTCCTCTCCTTCCTCACCCGGACCCCGGTGGTCGCGGCCCTGCTGGTGGCGCTGGGCGTCGCGGCGGAGTTCGTCAGCGGCTCCACCGTGCAGATCTGGTCCTTCCTCCTCGTCAACGTCCTGCTGGCCCAGAGTATCAACCTGCTGACCGGCGTCGCCGGTCAGATCTCGCTGGGCCACGCCGGATTCCTCGGCATCGGCGCCTACGGCTCCGCCTTGCTGATGAAGAACTTCGGGCTTCCGCTGCCGCTGACCCTGCTGGCCGGCGCGGCGATGGGGGCGTTGAGCGGCTGGCTGCTGTCCTTCGCCGCCGGGCGGGTGCGCGAGTTCTACCTCGCCATGATGACGCTCGGCTTCGGCATGATCTTCTACGAGGTGGTGCGCGAGTGGACCTCGGTCACCGGCGGCATGATGGGGCTGAGCGGCGTGCCGTCGCCCGGCCTGCGGACGCTGACCCTGCTCGGCTGGTCCATCGGCCCGACCGCCTACTTCCAGATCATGCTGGCGGTGGTCGCGGGGGTGGTGTGGCTGCTGCGGAACTTCGTCACCAGCCCCTTCGGCCGTGCCTTCTTCGCCATCCATGTCAGCGAGGTCGCCGCCGGCAGCATCGGCGTGCCGCGCGCCCGCACCAAGCGCAACGCCTACATGCTCAGCGCCGCGCTGGCCGGTCTGGCGGGGGGCTTCTACGCCCATCTCGTCGGCTATCTCGGGCCGGAGACCTTCGGCCTGCACCGCTCGGTGGAGGTGCTGGTGATGGCGGTGGTCGGCGGGCTGGGCACGCTGGCCGGGCCGGTGCTGGGCGCAGTCGTCTTCACCTATCTGCCGGAGAAGCTCCAGATCTTCGCCGAGTACCAGTTCATGGTCTACGGCCTGATCCTGCTGCTGTCCTTCGTCCTGCTGCCGCGCGGTCTGGCCGGCCTGCTGCTGCCGCGCCCGCGCTTCGCCAAGGACGTGGCGCCGCTGCCCACCCCGCCGCCCGCTGCACCGAAACCATCGGCGAGCGGGCCGCTGCTGAGCGCGGAAGGGGTTTCCATCAGCTTCCTCGGGCTGCGGGCGCTCGACAACGCATCGGTCACCGTGGGGGCGGGGGAGATTCTCGGCCTCGTCGGGCCGAACGGCTCGGGCAAGAGCACGCTGGTCAACATCATCAGCGGCATCTACCGGCCGGGCGACGGTCGAGTGACCTTCGACGGCGCCGCCATCACCGGCCTGCCCGACCACGCGGTGGCCCGGCGGGGCGCGCTGCGCACCTTCCAGGACCCGCGGCTCGTCCCCGCCTTCACGGTGCGCGAGAACGTGCTGCTCGGCGGGCACCGCCTCTACCGGCAGAACCCGCTGGCGGCGGCGCTGAACCTGCCGGGCGCCCTGCGCGAGGACGCGGCGATGCTGGGCCGCGCCGACGCCATCATGGCCATGGCCGGCCTGTCGCATCTGGCCGACACGCCGGTGCGCGACCTGCCCTACGGCGACCAGCGGATGACCGAGCTGTCGCGCGTCATCCTCGCCGATCCGCGCCTCGTCATGCTCGACGAGCCGGCGGCGGGCCTGTCGGAGGTCGAACTGCAACGGCTGGGCGGGCTGGTCCGCCATCTGAAGGAACGGGGTGTCGGCGTGATCCTGATCGAGCACCACATGGATTTCCTCAACGAGCTGGTCGACCGCGTGGTCGTTCTGGACAGCGGGCGGGTCATCTATCAGGGCGGCATGGCCGGCATGTACCGTGACCCGGCGGTGGTCGCCGCCTATCTCGGCACCGAAACCCACCCGGGGGAGGCCATCCATGCCTGA